In the Candida orthopsilosis Co 90-125, chromosome 7 draft sequence genome, attttgtttactAATAATTAGCTTTTGCAGTTTTAGAAGCTTTAAAAATTTGTAGCTTTTTTAGCTTTTATAGTTCTTGCAGATTTAGTTTAAGTACATTGAGTAGAAATAAGTGTAggttcttttgttttataAACAAGTAGTGACTCTATACAATCATTTGAAGGATAGCGTATGTAACGTTTCTAAACTGATCACAAGTACTATCAGTTTGATACTTTGTCAAATCCTCGTGAATCCATTTCCTTTCTAAGAAGTCTTTTGGTGATTTGCATTTCCATCACCACGAACAGGTTCACAAGGACATGTTTGACAAAGGGTACTCATGACTTGATAGATGGGAAGTCAAGTCTTGATTCAGTTTTAAAAGTTCTATTAAAGTGTATAGTGGCCCAATAAGTCCtgcatttgatttgaagtCGTGGTGTTAATGTTGAAAACTTCGTTAATAAAGTATAACTgcaaagaatttgaattgaaaatgggAATACCAATGAAGTAGTGGTTGATGCATGTAGTATGGTGGTCAGTTTTAATTGGAGGTGGTAACATTGTCAGTAAAGTGGTCCAAGAAGTACCAATTTATACCACAAGTCTTGATTCAGTCTCAATACATAGATGCACTAAACTTAGTTTGCGTTGGTGGTTCGGGTATTAACAAAGTGGCGCAAATGCAGTCAATCTAGGTGAATGGTGTACGATATGGGAAAACAAATCTTGCTTCAGTTTCAACAGATAAATTGAGATAGGTAGTAGTCCAGAtaaatttaatttcaaaaggtGGTGTAAATTTTAACAGCGTGGTGAATGATCTAATCAATCTGGAAGCAGCATCTTCTGTGGTTATATATTTTTAATGACCTGTCTTGGGAAGTGTTTATGAATAGCCTTCGGATCTTTAACTGTTTTTTCTGAACTCATCGCAGTACTCTTAttgcaaaatgaaaaatcacATCGCGAAAAACCCAAAGCTAATCTCCTCTGGACCTATTCAACAGCACACAAAGCATGGGTAAAAGAAAGGCCAAGACACAGGAGCTtgagaagagaaagaaaataaaacaagCCCAGGACGCCCAACTTTCAACTGGTTTATTCAATGGAGATATCGACGAGGAGACGTATGTCAATGGTCATGATTGGGAGAATGAAGAACAGGACTATGAATTAAGGCCGAGAAAGATGAAAGAGAAACATCTTATTGAAGCATCATTACCAATCAAAAGAGAAGATGGCAGAATAGAGAGAGTCATGAGGGAAGTCgaggaaaaagaagaggaggaagaagaagaagaagaagagcaaGCGAGACAAGaggaacaacaaaagcaacaGGAGCAACAGGAGCAAGGGCAACAGGAGGAGGATGAAGACGCACACCTCTCACcaagagaaaaattgatcaaaacaAAGGAAGAGATTGCTGAGCTtggttcaaaattgatcGAAAATCCTGAAGAAAATATTGCCTGTTTAACTCGTTTACGCAAAATGAGTGAATCAAAAAACTTCATGACTTCACAATTGGCAATAATGGCTCTTTTacccattttcaaatcattggCGCCATCATACAGGATAAGATCATTGACTGACGCtgaaaagagagaaaaagtGAGTCGAGATGTGGCAAGATTACGTCAATATGAGCAAACCTTGGTTGTCAACTATAAAGCTTACCTTGATTTACTTTCTACATGCTCGAAAATCTCCTACTCCAACTCAGCTAATAACGACAAAATAACCACcgatcaattgaagaggGGTAATCTAGCGTTGAAAGCTGCCACCGAATTGTGCACATCGTCGTTAAGACATTTCAACTACAGAAAAGAGTTGTTTACaatattgatcaaaagaCTCAATCGAAAACCAGCATTTGAACAAGACGTTCCAGTGTTTATCAAGTCGGTGCGTGCATTGGAGACATTACttaaagatgatgaagaacaTGGAGATATTACAGTGGACATTATAACCATCTTGACGAAAACCATCAGAGACAAGAAATACCGGGTTGATGAGTCTGTCGTCAACATTCTTTTATCAGCTTCGTTATTGGCAGACTATTCCCCCAACGACGATGAAGACAAACCAAAgataaaaatgaaaaagaaagatcGGGTgcatttatcaaaaaaggAGAGAAAGAATAGAAAGGAACGTAAAGAGATTGAGGAGGAAATTCGCCAAGCACAGCAAGCAATCACCGTTGAACAACGTGAGAAATATCAAGCCcaagtgttgaaaatgattcTTATGTGctatttggaaattttaAAAGCTAGtcaagatgatgaaactCAAGAAGGACAAAACGCGTTGCCTTTAATTGGGAGTGCATTGAGAGGATTATGCAAGATTGCccatttgatcaatgtcGATTTAGTTGCCGATGTATTTTTGACAGTTAGAGGAATCATGATGGATATAATTGAGGaattcaacaccaaaatgCTAGGGGATTGCATACATGCTCTTTTGAATACTGGAAACCGAAGACAACAAACAGTACTGGAGCCCACTGAAATACTGCAGTTGTTACAATCAATGAAGTTGCACACTCCAGAAATTGCAACATTGCGGTTGATATACGAATTTATAAGTCGCTATGGTGATAAAAGAGAGGACGAGTCATGGGAAGATGTATTGTTGGATAGTCATTATTGTCCAATGGTGaaagagttgaagaaaCAGAGGTGATTGATAGGGAGGCGCCGACTCTATAGAATAGTCATTACAAGAATCGTAAACTTGCCCTAATTATTTCTTAATGTTCTTCTCTACATAGAATACATTCACGTAAATATTCAACTTTGTTCGTGGTAAGAAAACGAGTTTGATCTTCTAACCTATAATGCATAGAATAAATAATAAGGACGAGGCTGATGAACAGCgtcttttcaaaatcaattgagaaatatcAATGCTAGGCCCCAAGATAGAGAAAACTATGCCAAGCACAATTTTTCTATACGGGTACTACGCTCTAACCCGGTTTTTGTTCACCTTAGATATTGCAAATTTTGAGGAGAACAAGAGCTGATAAAGGTCTTCACTCATCTACTAAAAATATCGAGGGGTTATTTAAAGCAAAGTATCACAAAATGTAGATAGATTTTAACGGATAAACAGAAAAATATATCAGTGTCGATTCTATACTATAAAATTGactcaatcaattcttcctTAGCTCCCATCATTGTAGAATCTTGCCTATGTGCCCTTTGCTCCCTCTTAAAGGTCTTACAGCTGCCTTCTAAAATCGGTTTTGTGGTGACTGTTTTACACTGCGAATGATATAAATCACAAGTGATATGCTTTGAATAATTATATACGGTAGTTCAATCAATAAAATAAGGCCCTAGAGTATAGTATCATGTCGGATTTTTATTACCCAATCAGGGGACAGGTAGTCAAACCAGCACACTGCTGTTGGCTGACAGCGATggtttggaattggtttTGAGTGACACAACAGCCACCCCCGTCCCATCAGAAGCATTACTTCATATACATTAAATAAACAAGAGTATTAATACGATCCAAGGGagaaatattttgaattgttcaaatgcTTTTGCGTTAGCGTATGATTCCACATCGTTGAGTTCATTTCTCagtttatttttcaatgtgCATTGTGGTTCATTTAGAGCCATAATCTATGACTATATATTAGCTCTGTTGTGTAATATATTGAATCCATTTTATGTGACAATAGAGTCCGACAATTGAATAGCCAAGTGCAGCAATTTCAGTTGAAGCGGGAAGCCGAAATCGTCATATCGTTTCGCTAGCAGATGTGTTTTGCAGGAAGTTTGCAACCTataaattttcattaaGTGTACAATGAGTTGCGTTTTTATGGGACTTGAGATGGTTTATGCCTGGGAAGCACTTTTCTTGAAAGCTGAACCGTATTTATTCCTAGAGTAGCATATATCATTATGGAGGTGAAAAAATTAAGGTTTATATGTTTATTTGTATAATTCTAGGTGCTCTTCTTGAACTGCCACTGCAAGACCTCTGATGTAGCGATATTGAACCCAGGCGTATTAAATCTAAATGCCATGCAATAAGTCTAAggatttcaattgaaggaaagCTTGAGATTTGAGTCCAAAAATCTTCTAGAACCATAAAAAGCTTTTGGTGGCAAAATGACTACCACGTCAAACTTTCAAtggcaaaaaaaaagaaattcaagaTGGGATAGAATATATCAACTCTTTTAAGCCATAATTTATATTCATCGTCTTTCTCCGCGTCTATCTACACCTATACCTCCACGAAAAATGACCGTtccattcaaattgagcGTTAATAATGATAGTGACAACTTATCACCATATTCCGATAAAGCTAATCTTCCACCAACAGTCCTCTCGCAAATAATCAACGAGGGCGTAGAGTTACCTCATCCATTTGtcttcaaaatcaccaatgaCTCAGATCCGTTTATCTACACATATATTGGAGTAAAAGAGTTTATCGGTGAGCCCGGAGAAATTGATCTACCGAGTCTTGTAACAgcaaaattgcaaaatccAACCACCGTCATTCTTGATCTACAAAGAGACATCCCTAAAGCGACTTCATTAAAACTTAAGCCCAGTCTCTTCTACCCCATttccaattggaaattttttctCGAGAGTAGATTAACCCACTACACTCTCGTAGAAAAGGGCAACACCATAATAATAGAGGATGGCGGCTTAAAATACGAGTTACAAGTTGAGCAGATAAACGATTCTGATAGCGTCACTGTAGCCTCCATAATTGATACTGATGTCACAGTAGACATGGTGCCTTTGAACGATAATGTAGCCCAACAGCAATTGGAGTTCAATAAAAGCCATTATGACCAATTCGGCAGCATACAagagttgaagaaggaagaagaggtgGTCATCCATGAGCTATCATCCTTCATTAATCCTCGATTCGTCCCACGTCTTTATAAGATTGATATTTCTAATTGGAGTGGTGAAAACCTATGGATCGAGTTGGAAACAGATGATCCTACTCATTTAGTAAATGCCGATTGTGTCGTTGGTGAGAGTAAACTATTAAccattgaaaactttgCTTATAGTAGCATGGCTGAGGATGAAAAggtttccaaattgattgcTAATGGTTTCCACGCGAAGAAGACAATACACATTGATTTTAAGCgagatgaattgattttgaacaagttgaatCGTTGTAGACAGCTTTCCGATGCAGAAGAAGGTGATGACAGGTATTTGTACTTGATTCCCTTCACTTGGCAAGGAGACGAAACTGTGCTGTTGAGAATTGCAGATAAGCAGGGCGACAGTGATTACAAAATCACCAGCGATTCAAAAAAGTGTCCAAAGTGTTCCAAACTCATCCCAAAGGAAAATTTTCTTCTCCATGAATCACGTTGTCCCCTCAAGCAAAAAGTGGAACCAGTGGATTCTAAGTTGATGCAGTTCAAACACATTCAACTCTACgaaaaacaatatcaatgcTGTTCTCAGGCGTTTGATACATTTTTTGACTTGGTACGTCACAAGGCCGTATGTCCCAACAAAGTCATCGAATGTCGGTTCTGTCACTTGATTGTACCACAAGAACTTGCCACATATCAAGATAATTTTGAGGGATTGACACATCATGAAAACCTTTGTGGTAACAAGACACAAGAATGTATTAAATGTAGTAAGCTTATTCGTAGAAAAGATGCCACAAAGCATATGCAGCTTCATGACTACGAGAAAGCTGAAAtcaaccaatcaatttcattcaagaAATGTTCTAATGTCAACTGCGTAAACGAAGCTGGTAGCAACGAATTGAACCTTTGCGAGTTGTGCTTTGGTCCTTTGTATATTGctcaatttgatccaaCTAACATTAAGCTACAAAGCAGGATTGAAAGGAAGTACATGTTACAGCTTACAAAAGGATGTGACCAAGTGTGGTGCAACAATGAACACTGTAAAGCTGGTAATCCAAGGTTAAATAACAATTCAATGAAGGACAGTATGATATTAATACAACAGTTATTTggttcaattcatcaacctCGTTTACCAATTAATGAAAAGAATggagttgcaaaagaaggtgaaacaaaattttggttttgtgtgAATGAGTCAgtatcaaaaaagaaactttGGTCTGACATATTGAAATCAGAAGGTGGTTATACTGAGGAGATTGTTTTACAGGCattgaagttgaacaaTGACGAATCACTGGTACGTCAATGGCTAAAGGATAATGCAATAGCTAGAGGGTAATAGAGCTTGTAGAGTATTATATGATACATTGTTTTACTTAGGTGTAATGCTTTTTCTTTACCGCGCAAAATCATCCAGTCGTATCAAAAACGACACACAAAATTGCCTGTGGCTTTTTGTATAATAATCATCAGATTATCTTGGTCTTTCTAGGGGAGGGAAGAGCTCCTATACAAAGGAATCATATCGTGTGACTCTCAAGGGGTGTATATTCTAAAACGAAGGGTTGTAGTATACACAGAATCAACGTTGTCCTAAGAAAGAGTTTGAAGCGGGCGTCTATCTGTATATGTCTGTCGTATAGAATAAAAGTTTTCGTATATCGGCAATAAACGTACCGTAGAATTGTAACCGAGAtgagaaacaacaacaaaaaagtaGCCTCATTTCTGGATAAACTCACAGTTGGGTATAGAGCACTTGTGATCCGTTAAGTAATTTTAGATTATATCCTTCTTATACCATTATCCACTGTGGTTATTTATTGCGGTTATTACGTTTTCTCGTCGTTCctgttgttttgaattttccCTTTTTCTCCGTCGTttaacttttttttctctttctctttcctTCCCTCGCGtgtttcatcaaatttttattttaattCGAGAAACCACATCACAAATCACCTTAGAGGTTCATCTGTGTCAATACGCACACACACATTCTTTCGTTTTCCTGTACACCAGTGATAGAGTCCACTATGGATAGCTTTAATCAAACAGTTGGCTTGGCTGGGTCGAGCCACACCAATCAAGTTTACAACTTTCTAACATCAAATAAGCAAATTAACTACGTTTATCAATTATATTTGTCAGCTTCATGGGTTCAAATCGTCATTGCATCTGTTGTATTAGTCTTATCATatgatcaaatcaagtaTCAGTTAAACAAAGGTTCAATTGCTGGtcccaaattgaaaatctGGCCGATTATTGGTCCATTTTTGGAATCATTGGACCCTAAGTTTGAAGAGTACAAGGCTAAATGGGATAGTGGTGCTTTGAGTTGTGTTTCCATCTTTCACAagtttgttgttattgCGTCGACAAGAGACTTGGCTAGAAAGATTTTGTCGTCACCAAAATATGTCAAACcttgtgttgttgatgttgcaaTCAAGATTTTAAGACCAACCAATTGGGTTTTCCTTGATGGTAAGGAACATACTGATTATCGTAGATCATTAAATGGTCTTTTTTCACAAAAGGCATTGGAAGTTTATATTCCAGTTCAAGAGAAATATATGGATATCTatcttgaaaaatatttAAACTACAATGGTCCCAGAAAATTCTTTCCCGAATTTAGAGAATTACTTTGTGCTTTATCATTGAGGACATTTTGTGGTGACTACATCACTGAAGATCAAATTTCATTAATTGCTGATAATTATTTTAGAATCACTGCGGCTTTGGAATTGGTTAATTTCCCCATTATTATCCCATACACCAAGACCTGGTACGGTAAAAAGATTGCTGATGATACCATGaagatttttgaaaaatgcgCCTCCATGGCAAAAGAACATATTGGCCACGGTGGTAAACCAACTTGTGTTATGGATGAATGGATTTACTTGATGAAGGAAGCTAAAGATAAACATTTGGATGATCCTGAatcaaagttgttgattagAGAGTTTTCCAATAGAGAAATTAGTGAAACTATTTTCACCTTTTTATTTGCCAGTCAAGACGCTTCCAGTTCGTTGGCATGTTGgcttttccaaattgttgCTGATAGACcagatgttgttgaaaagattaGAGAAGAACAATCGAGAGTAAGAAATGGCGACATTAATgtcaaattggatttggaattgattcaaaaaatgaaGTACACCAACAATACCGTTAGAGAAACACTTAGATACAGACCACCAGTCTTGATGGTGCCATACGTTGTTAAAAAAAACTTTCCAATAACTGATTCTTATACAGCCCCAAAAGGTTCAATGGTCATCCCTACATTATATCCTGCATTACATGATCCTGAAGTTTTCGAAGATGCCGAAAGTTTTATTCCTGAGCGTTGGGAAAACCCTACTGGGGACATGGACAAACGTAACTGGTTACCTTTCGGTGTTGGACCTCATGTTTGTCTTGGTCAAAAGTACgttttgatgttgttcACTGGTATGCTTGGTAAATTCCTTATGGGAGCTGACTTGGTGCACCACAAGACTGATTTGAGTGAGGAAATTAAAGTGTTTGCTACCATTTTCCCAAAGGATGACTTGATTCTTGAGTTCAGGAGGAGAGAGACTGTTTAAGGAACGGTTGTATGTAATAGACTTTGTAGGTGAacattttttatttaattgaatatttaAGAGAAGATAGCGTAGAGAGgattttatttttactACAATGCGAAAAACAAAACGCACACCAACAACTGTGTCTTTATCCAGCCATGTTTGAGCCAAACCTCCCTACAAATGATGCAACCAATATAAACTCCAATGTATCTAATCAATCCAATCAACAGAACACAGAGCTAGAACAACAACTTCCACCAATTCTCTACCCCAAACGCAAGCGCAAACGTCAACTATTCACAAAGGACATTGAAAATCTACTATACGCAATGGGGGACAGGCCGTATTCATTAGACTCAACTGTCTCAGCCCTAGAAGATATACTAGTCGACTTCATCTCACGGTTATCCCACACAATGGTTAATTACGCATCTTCACAAGGTCGTAATAGaattaaattgaatgatttggCATTTGCGTTACGTAATGATCCGTTAAAGTTGGGTCGAATGTTGTATATATTAGAGCAGAGCCATAAGATTGAAAGAGCTAAAaagttgtttgatgaagagcAAGGAGGACCGGATAAGAAAAGGGATATGTTTGGTAAAATCggcgatgatgatgaagatgaagacgaTGGGGATAGTGATGGTGAAGGTAGAGAAGGCAACGGTGTTGGTGGAGACGGCAATGGTGGTAATACAACtggaaagaaaaagaagaaggttgaattggatgaaaatggtaagccaaaaaaaaggaaatataaaaaaagaaaacttgAAGATGGTTCTACGAAAGGGACAACCGGATAGAGAAATGTTGAGGGAGGAAAGCAATGTATAAATATTAATAAACGAAAGCTGGTTCTACTACTTGGTCGACCTATTTGTAAAAGCTGACAAAATCTATGCCCAATATACAAACCGTGGAGTGACTCCAAAATAGTATGCAAAAACATACAATGTACTTTGCTATCAAAACTCGATGGTTCCATATTTACCTCCATTATAGCTGTCCCTCACAAACAATCAGTCTTTTTTTTACCTGAGAAGATTTGCAACCCAGTCCAGACTTTTTTGCAATACGTTCTTATAGTACTTTTACGTTTTTATACGTTCTAATACATTATTCTTGTGTGATACAAAACCATCAGGTCAGAAACTTCATCGGCCGTTGAACACTTTCGAGGCAAAGCAACGAGGCTAAAGCATGATTATATCGCCCTGTATTCTCGGTTAGTTCAAAGCGGGTCTTATCTCGGTGTCAATTGGGAATGCACTTCATGGTTTTCCTCTCCAAACAATATAATATCATTGATCGCTTGTAATTGACAATTACGTTCTTCTGCCTAAAGTTAGAAAGGATCTTTCAGTTTTGAATCAGgatctattttttttctttgttttttcaatttcttttggtaCCGTGTTTTTATCGTTTAATCATAGTAGCGGGACatgagtttgattttatGTGATTTTCTAAAACACCGTTAATAATAGAGACACTGAGCCACGTTTTATAGCGAAcacacaaaattaaacaaaactAGCTACTATTCATCGATCTCAACCAAGGCAAATTTTACACAGCACTAAGTTGACTCACTCACAGCTCCTTCAGGCTCCCTTCAGGTTCCCTTCAGTTTCTTACCGGAATCCAATTAGCAGGCAAGGAGGAATACTCCCGNNNNNNNNNNNNNNNNNNNNNNNNNNNNNNNNNNNNNNNNNNNNNNNNNNNNNNNNNNNNNNNNNNNNNNNNNNNNNNNNNNNNNNNNNNNNNNNNNNNNNNNNNNNNNNNNNNNNNNNNNNNNNNNNNNNNNNNNNNNNNNNNNNNNNNNNNNNNNNNNNNNNNNNNNNNNNNNNNNNNNNNNNNNNNNNNNNNNNNNNNNNNNNNNNNNNNNNNNNNNNNNNNNNNNNNNNNNNNNNNNNNNNNNNNNNNNNNNNNNNNNNNNNNNNNNNNNNNNNNNNNNNNNNNNNNNNNNNNNNNNNNNNNNNNNNNNNNNNNNNNNNNNNNNNNNNNNNNNNNNNNNNNNNNNNNNNNNNNNNNNNNNNNNNNNNNNNNNNNNNNNNNNNNNNNNNNNNNNNNNNNNNNNNNNNNNNNNNNNNNNNNNNNNNNNNNNNNNNNNNNNNNNNNNNNNNNNNNNNNNNNNNNNNNNNNNNNNNNNNNNNNNNNNNNNNNNNNNNNNNNNNNNNNNNNNNNNNNNNNNNNNNNNNNNNNNNNNNNNNNNNNNNNNNNNNNNNNNNNNNNNNNNNNNNNNNNNNNNNNNNNNNNNNNNNNNNNNNNNNNNNNNNNNNNNNNNNNNNNNNNNNNNNNNNNNNNNNNNNNNNNNNNNNNNNNNNNNNNNNNNNNNNNNNNNNNNNNNNNNNNNNNNNNNNNNNNNNNNNNNNNNNNNNNNNNNNNNNNNNNNNNNNNNNNNNNNNNNNNNNNNNNNNNNNNNNNNNNNNNNNNNNNNNNNNNNNNNNNNNNNNNNNNNNNNNNNNNNNNNNNNNNNNNNNNNNNNNNNNNNNNNNNNNNNNNNNNNNNGGGATAACAAGCTCCTACAAAACCTCTCTACTTGGgttttcatcaaatctGCTGCATCAAACTCTGTCGTATTTTGTGTCACGTTTAGTTGGACGTCATTGAATTCGTTCTCGTTAAGATTAGTAGTCGAAACTCCATGCTTTCCTTCAACAGCAATTACACTGGGTGTGAAAAATATAGCCATCGAAATGGTTATGAGGTTGGATAAAGAAcgtttgaaatttatttgCTCAGTCCAGTGACACCACGCATAATGTTCGATATCACGAATAATGTTCGATATCACGAATAATATCCTGTAGAATGAACTGAACATTATGGGTTAGTGTTTCTTTCAGTGGGGGTTTGTTTAGGTCCAATAACATGGTCACTTTTCTAGTGATTTGAACAACCTTTGATCTTTCGGCTTCATCTAACAACTCAAACAATTCCTTGTACAGCTTGAGCATTAGTTCCTCTATTTCCTTATCTGTTGCCACAATCCTTACATTCTGGTCGTCTCGAAGCGACTGTTCATACAAATCGGACACAGTCTGTAATGTGTCattgcttttgctttttcCTTTTAGACACTCGGCAAAAGCCTCGATTTGTAGGTCCACACAAAGAGCATCAAATAGTTCAGCTGTAGCT is a window encoding:
- a CDS encoding intranuclear transport and DNA replication mediator, whose product is MGKRKAKTQELEKRKKIKQAQDAQLSTGLFNGDIDEETYVNGHDWENEEQDYELRPRKMKEKHLIEASLPIKREDGRIERVMREVEEKEEEEEEEEEEQARQEEQQKQQEQQEQGQQEEDEDAHLSPREKLIKTKEEIAELGSKLIENPEENIACLTRLRKMSESKNFMTSQLAIMALLPIFKSLAPSYRIRSLTDAEKREKVSRDVARLRQYEQTLVVNYKAYLDLLSTCSKISYSNSANNDKITTDQLKRGNLALKAATELCTSSLRHFNYRKELFTILIKRLNRKPAFEQDVPVFIKSVRALETLLKDDEEHGDITVDIITILTKTIRDKKYRVDESVVNILLSASLLADYSPNDDEDKPKIKMKKKDRVHLSKKERKNRKERKEIEEEIRQAQQAITVEQREKYQAQVLKMILMCYLEILKASQDDETQEGQNALPLIGSALRGLCKIAHLINVDLVADVFLTVRGIMMDIIEEFNTKMLGDCIHALLNTGNRRQQTVSEPTEISQLLQSMKLHTPEIATLRLIYEFISRYGDKREDESWEDVLLDSHYCPMVKELKKQR
- a CDS encoding Erg5 C-22 sterol desaturase, whose translation is MDSFNQTVGLAGSSHTNQVYNFLTSNKQINYVYQLYLSASWVQIVIASVVLVLSYDQIKYQLNKGSIAGPKLKIWPIIGPFLESLDPKFEEYKAKWDSGALSCVSIFHKFVVIASTRDLARKILSSPKYVKPCVVDVAIKILRPTNWVFLDGKEHTDYRRSLNGLFSQKALEVYIPVQEKYMDIYLEKYLNYNGPRKFFPEFRELLCALSLRTFCGDYITEDQISLIADNYFRITAALELVNFPIIIPYTKTWYGKKIADDTMKIFEKCASMAKEHIGHGGKPTCVMDEWIYLMKEAKDKHLDDPESKLLIREFSNREISETIFTFLFASQDASSSLACWLFQIVADRPDVVEKIREEQSRVRNGDINVKLDLELIQKMKYTNNTVRETLRYRPPVLMVPYVVKKNFPITDSYTAPKGSMVIPTLYPALHDPEVFEDAESFIPERWENPTGDMDKRNWLPFGVGPHVCLGQKYVLMLFTGMLGKFLMGADLVHHKTDLSEEIKVFATIFPKDDLILEFRRRETV
- a CDS encoding Taf19 TFIID subunit codes for the protein MFEPNLPTNDATNINSNVSNQSNQQNTELEQQLPPILYPKRKRKRQLFTKDIENLLYAMGDRPYSLDSTVSALEDILVDFISRLSHTMVNYASSQGRNRIKLNDLAFALRNDPLKLGRMLYILEQSHKIERAKKLFDEEQGGPDKKRDMFGKIGDDDEDEDDGDSDGEGREGNGVGGDGNGGNTTGKKKKKVELDENGKPKKRKYKKRKLEDGSTKGTTG
- a CDS encoding Taf19 TFIID subunit; this encodes MGTIFFSDFVCCGTNLTCINTLTVICVILNPLKPMSSSLGSNPVKNPQEATAELFDALCVDLQIEAFAECLKGKSKSNDTLQTVSDLYEQSLRDDQNVRIVATDKEIEELMLKSYKELFELLDEAERSKVVQITRKVTMLLDLNKPPSKETLTHNVQFILQDIIRDIEHYS